Part of the Desulfolutivibrio sulfoxidireducens genome is shown below.
GAGTTGAGGCGGGCCTCGGCGATGTTGAGCCGCACATCGTACAGCGCGTTGAGCTTCTTTTCCGTTGCGGTTTCATCCGGTGCCCCCGCGCCGCACAGTCTCCCGTCCTTGATGAGAAGGACCTTGGACGCATACTGAAAGGCGTGGTCGGGATGATGCGAGGCCATGAGGATGCCGAGCCCGTTGCGGGCCAGGGCCTGAATGTGGCGCAGCACAAGAACCTGGTTGCCGTAGTCCAGGTTGTTTGTCGGCTCGTCCATGATCAGAAAATTCGGATTTTGGGCCAGCGCCCGGGCAATGAGCACAAGTTGGCGTTCGCCACCGCTTATTTCCGAATACAGCGCGTTTTTGAGGTGGGAGATGTTGAGCGTCTCCAGGGCCTTTTCGGCGAGGTGCTCGTCTTTTTTCGACGGGGTCGCGTACCG
Proteins encoded:
- a CDS encoding ABC transporter ATP-binding protein, producing the protein MILELSDVHAGYGKTQILHGVSFTMQSTEVLCLLGPNGAGKSTLFKGILGFLPLTRGMTLCDGEDISIWTRSKMARTIGYIPQSHVLAFQFKTLSIVLMGRTAHLGRYATPSKKDEHLAEKALETLNISHLKNALYSEISGGERQLVLIARALAQNPNFLIMDEPTNNLDYGNQVLVLRHIQALARNGLGILMASHHPDHAFQYASKVLLIKDGRLCGAGAPDETATEKKLNALYDVRLNIAEARLNSGQGSVKVCIPAFQEHATLH